One region of Streptomyces sp. NBC_00102 genomic DNA includes:
- a CDS encoding FAD-dependent oxidoreductase, which produces MTPSRTVLVIGGGAAGNAVTILLRRAGYAVDLVEAKADWNATAGSGITLQGNALRVLRELGVWKQVEASGFGFGSVGITAPDGTVLHTQDDLRTGGDDLPATVGMQRPRLQRILIDAVRASGATVRLGTTAEILDQDARGVSVRLSDGSEHRYDLVIAADGLGSATRAAIGIPARPEPTGMAIWRVAAPRPAGVTRTDLAYGGPAYIAGYCPTSDTTLYAYVVEANRDRAGIPPESYADEMRRLTRHYGGFWPEITEHVTDPAKVNYTWFDRMLVEGSWHRGRVVLVGDAAHCCPPTLAQGAALSLEDAWVLAQMLTGADDWDDSLFQSYYERRIVRVRPVVEASVRIGQWQLDGVHDADVPGLMARTMTMLRELP; this is translated from the coding sequence ATGACCCCATCCCGCACGGTCCTCGTGATCGGCGGCGGCGCGGCCGGCAACGCCGTGACGATCCTGCTGCGCCGCGCCGGGTACGCCGTGGACCTCGTCGAGGCCAAGGCCGACTGGAACGCGACCGCCGGCTCCGGCATCACCCTCCAGGGCAACGCCCTGCGCGTCCTGCGCGAACTGGGCGTCTGGAAGCAGGTGGAGGCGTCCGGTTTCGGCTTCGGCTCGGTCGGCATCACCGCACCCGACGGCACGGTCCTGCACACCCAGGACGACCTGCGCACCGGCGGCGACGACCTGCCCGCAACCGTGGGCATGCAGCGCCCCCGGCTGCAGCGGATCCTCATCGACGCGGTGCGCGCCAGTGGCGCGACCGTGCGGCTCGGCACCACGGCCGAGATCCTGGACCAGGACGCACGCGGCGTCTCGGTACGGCTCTCCGACGGCTCCGAGCACCGCTACGACCTGGTGATCGCAGCCGACGGCCTCGGTTCCGCCACCCGCGCCGCCATCGGCATCCCCGCCCGACCGGAACCCACCGGCATGGCCATCTGGCGCGTCGCCGCCCCGCGCCCGGCCGGCGTCACCCGTACCGACCTCGCCTACGGCGGGCCGGCCTACATCGCCGGCTACTGCCCCACCAGCGACACGACGCTGTACGCGTACGTGGTGGAGGCCAACCGCGACCGCGCCGGGATACCGCCCGAGTCGTACGCGGACGAGATGCGCCGCCTGACCCGGCACTACGGCGGGTTCTGGCCGGAGATCACCGAGCACGTCACGGATCCGGCGAAGGTCAACTACACCTGGTTCGACCGCATGCTGGTCGAGGGGTCCTGGCACCGCGGCCGGGTCGTCCTGGTCGGCGACGCCGCGCACTGCTGCCCGCCCACCCTCGCCCAGGGCGCCGCCCTCTCGCTGGAGGACGCGTGGGTGCTCGCCCAGATGCTGACCGGGGCCGACGACTGGGACGACTCATTGTTCCAGTCGTACTACGAGCGGCGGATCGTCCGCGTCCGCCCGGTCGTGGAGGCGTCCGTCCGCATCGGGCAGTGGCAGCTCGACGGTGTGCACGACGCCGACGTGCCCGGTCTGATGGCCCGCACCATGACCATGCTCCGGGAACTGCCGTGA
- a CDS encoding cyclase family protein yields the protein MTPDRTDPEGSIARAAKACSNWNRWGENDVLGTLNFLDEAKRREGAALVRRGVSFSLSQRFDIDGPQKGWRRRTNPVHTMLDTGTDAALGNQGLPHGIGGADDVIAMPLQCSTQWDGLGHIFDHGKAWNGRPAEQVVTSDGDLVTGIEHMAPYVAGRGVLLDVGRVVGEDGELPDGFAITEEHLAATAQAHGVTVERGDIVLVRTGQLSRVRRDGWGEYAGGPAPGLSFTTAGWLHRTEIAAIATDTWGFEVRPNEFEHAFQPLHQVAIPNIGLLIGEMWDLDALAEDCAGDGAYAFWLTAAPLPITGAVGSPVNPIAVK from the coding sequence GTGACCCCCGACCGCACCGACCCCGAGGGCTCGATCGCGCGGGCCGCGAAAGCGTGCTCCAACTGGAACCGCTGGGGCGAGAACGACGTACTGGGCACCCTCAACTTCCTCGACGAAGCGAAGCGCCGCGAGGGCGCCGCGCTGGTCCGGCGGGGCGTCAGCTTCTCCCTCTCCCAGCGCTTCGACATCGACGGCCCGCAGAAGGGCTGGCGCCGGCGCACCAACCCGGTCCACACCATGCTGGACACCGGCACCGACGCGGCCCTCGGCAACCAGGGCCTGCCGCACGGCATCGGCGGCGCCGACGACGTGATCGCGATGCCGCTGCAGTGCTCCACGCAGTGGGACGGACTCGGGCACATCTTCGACCACGGCAAGGCGTGGAACGGACGCCCGGCCGAGCAGGTCGTCACCTCCGACGGTGACCTGGTCACCGGCATCGAGCACATGGCCCCCTACGTCGCCGGGCGCGGGGTGCTCCTCGACGTCGGCCGGGTCGTCGGCGAGGACGGTGAGCTGCCCGACGGATTCGCGATCACCGAGGAGCACCTGGCGGCGACGGCCCAGGCGCACGGCGTGACCGTGGAACGCGGAGACATCGTGCTGGTACGCACCGGGCAGCTGAGCCGAGTACGCCGCGACGGCTGGGGCGAGTACGCCGGAGGGCCCGCACCCGGCCTGTCGTTCACCACGGCCGGCTGGCTGCACCGCACCGAGATCGCCGCGATCGCCACCGACACCTGGGGCTTCGAGGTCCGTCCGAACGAGTTCGAGCACGCCTTCCAGCCGCTGCACCAGGTCGCCATCCCGAACATCGGCCTGCTCATCGGCGAGATGTGGGACCTCGACGCTCTCGCCGAGGACTGTGCGGGCGACGGCGCGTACGCCTTCTGGCTCACCGCAGCGCCCCTGCCCATCACCGGCGCGGTCGGCTCGCCGGTCAACCCGATAGCCGTCAAGTAG
- a CDS encoding amidohydrolase family protein gives MTAPQVQQATPTVDVHAHVLLPEIEALVEGRPGLAGARALDARRNGPAALAVSGPMIRERFPRLTDVTVRLAAMDAQGVDVQLVSPSPSHYHYWADEETAGEVYRLANEATAKHCSAAPDRLRGLGLVPLQHPERTVDALDHALAQGLLGVEISSHAPGRELSDPAYEPFWTRAEETGAILFLHPFGCTLDERLDQWYLSNTVGQPTENAVALSHLIFSGVLDRHPGLKLVAAHGGGYLPTHIGRSDHAWSARSDAGARCAHPPSTYLKRLYFDSLVHDPHVLRELVRVAGADRVLLGSDFPFDMGSEDPVGALRAAALPEADFHAIRGRNAAFLLRTD, from the coding sequence GTGACCGCGCCGCAGGTTCAGCAGGCCACCCCCACGGTCGACGTACACGCCCACGTCCTGCTGCCTGAGATCGAGGCACTGGTGGAGGGGCGGCCGGGGCTGGCCGGGGCACGGGCGCTGGACGCCCGCCGCAACGGCCCCGCGGCCCTCGCCGTCAGCGGTCCCATGATCCGCGAGCGCTTCCCCCGCCTGACCGACGTCACCGTACGGCTGGCGGCGATGGACGCGCAGGGTGTCGACGTCCAGCTGGTCAGCCCTTCCCCCTCCCACTACCACTACTGGGCGGACGAGGAGACGGCCGGGGAGGTGTACCGGCTGGCCAACGAGGCCACCGCGAAGCACTGTTCGGCCGCGCCGGACCGGTTGCGCGGTCTGGGCCTCGTACCGCTCCAGCACCCGGAGCGCACCGTCGACGCCCTCGACCACGCTCTCGCGCAGGGCCTGCTCGGCGTCGAGATCTCCAGCCACGCGCCCGGCCGCGAACTCTCCGACCCGGCCTACGAACCCTTCTGGACCCGGGCCGAGGAGACGGGCGCGATCCTCTTCCTGCACCCCTTCGGCTGCACCCTCGACGAGCGCCTCGACCAGTGGTACCTCTCCAACACGGTCGGCCAGCCCACCGAGAACGCCGTCGCACTCTCGCACCTGATCTTCTCCGGGGTACTCGACCGGCACCCCGGGCTGAAGCTGGTCGCGGCCCACGGCGGCGGCTACCTGCCCACCCACATCGGCCGCTCCGACCACGCCTGGTCCGCCCGGTCCGACGCGGGAGCCCGCTGCGCCCACCCGCCCAGCACCTACCTGAAGCGGCTGTACTTCGACTCCCTCGTCCACGACCCCCATGTACTGCGGGAACTGGTCCGTGTCGCCGGGGCCGACCGGGTCCTGCTCGGCTCGGACTTCCCCTTCGACATGGGATCCGAGGACCCGGTGGGCGCCCTGCGCGCCGCCGCCCTGCCCGAGGCCGACTTCCACGCGATCCGCGGCCGCAACGCGGCCTTCCTCCTCCGGACGGACTGA
- a CDS encoding LysR family transcriptional regulator gives MNLSRLDLNLVVALRALLEERNVTRAGERVGLSQPAMSAALSRLRRHFDDDLLARVGGHYELTALGQVLLDRASTAYDLLERLFASQAHFDPAKENREFKLVASDYAVAVFGAELARVVHQEAPGIRLRFAQTPTTVVDATETLLSTTDGLLMPHGVISDFPATDLYQDRWVFLVAEDHPSVDDRLTREDLARLPWVTYQRTYDAPAVRQLGMLGVEPRVEVSVDSFQTIPLLVGGTRRIALIQARLARLLAPLAAVRVVEPPYEAVPLREAMWWHPVHTHDAAHIWLRETAARVGSRMAEEARA, from the coding sequence ATGAATCTCAGTCGCCTCGACCTCAATCTCGTCGTCGCCCTGCGTGCCCTGCTGGAGGAGCGCAACGTCACCCGGGCCGGGGAGCGCGTCGGCCTCAGTCAGCCCGCCATGAGCGCCGCGCTCTCACGCCTGCGCCGGCACTTCGACGACGACCTGCTCGCCCGCGTCGGCGGCCACTACGAACTCACCGCCCTGGGCCAGGTCCTTCTCGACCGGGCATCCACCGCCTACGACCTGCTGGAACGCCTCTTCGCGAGTCAGGCGCACTTCGATCCGGCCAAGGAGAACCGCGAGTTCAAGCTGGTGGCGTCCGACTACGCCGTGGCCGTCTTCGGCGCCGAGCTCGCCCGGGTCGTGCACCAGGAGGCCCCCGGCATCCGGCTGCGCTTCGCCCAGACGCCGACCACCGTGGTGGACGCCACCGAGACCCTGCTGAGCACCACTGACGGCCTGCTCATGCCACACGGTGTGATCAGCGACTTCCCGGCCACCGACCTCTACCAGGACCGCTGGGTGTTCCTCGTCGCCGAGGACCACCCGAGCGTCGACGACCGGCTGACCCGGGAGGACCTGGCCCGGCTGCCCTGGGTCACCTACCAGCGCACCTACGACGCCCCGGCCGTCCGCCAACTGGGCATGCTGGGTGTCGAACCCCGAGTCGAGGTGTCCGTCGACAGCTTCCAGACCATCCCGCTGCTGGTCGGCGGAACCCGGCGCATCGCCCTGATCCAGGCCCGACTCGCCCGGCTCCTCGCGCCGCTGGCCGCCGTACGCGTGGTCGAACCGCCCTACGAGGCCGTCCCCCTCAGGGAGGCGATGTGGTGGCACCCCGTGCACACCCACGACGCGGCCCACATCTGGCTGCGGGAGACGGCCGCCCGGGTCGGCAGCCGGATGGCCGAGGAGGCGCGGGCGTGA
- a CDS encoding fumarylacetoacetate hydrolase family protein has translation MFVKPEASSALFAGPFALATLSAPEGAPFPALVTPDAQAIDLRSALGNAELTVRAVLEDWDAVEPRLAALASDDGPHRRALAEFRVHAPVEPRQVFQSGANYRQHVIDLHVAHRAPGDERPEAERRAEAAEIMDRRAAEDLPYVFIGLPSAITGPYDDVVLPAWAEKPDWELELTAVIGRPAYRVSVEEALDHVAGYTIANDLTDRATVFRRDMPQIGTDWLRSKNAPGFTPLGPWIVPATSVADTDDLRLVLKLNGETMQDESTKDMIFDVARMVSYASQSARLLPGDLVLTGSPAGNGMHWGRLLRDGDVMDGSITGLGAQRTRCVAEEAR, from the coding sequence ATGTTCGTGAAACCTGAAGCCTCGTCCGCCCTCTTCGCCGGGCCCTTCGCCCTGGCCACACTCTCCGCCCCCGAGGGGGCGCCCTTCCCCGCTCTCGTCACACCCGACGCGCAGGCGATCGACCTGCGGTCCGCCCTGGGCAACGCCGAGTTGACCGTGCGGGCCGTCCTGGAGGACTGGGACGCGGTGGAGCCACGGCTCGCCGCGCTGGCCTCCGACGACGGTCCACACCGCCGGGCGCTGGCGGAATTCCGGGTACACGCGCCGGTCGAGCCGCGCCAGGTCTTCCAGTCCGGGGCCAACTACCGCCAACACGTCATCGATCTGCACGTCGCCCACCGGGCGCCGGGTGACGAGCGGCCGGAGGCGGAACGGCGCGCCGAGGCGGCGGAGATCATGGACCGGCGGGCAGCCGAGGATCTGCCGTACGTCTTCATCGGTCTGCCGAGCGCGATCACCGGACCGTACGACGACGTCGTACTACCGGCCTGGGCCGAGAAGCCCGACTGGGAGCTGGAGCTGACCGCGGTGATCGGCCGCCCCGCCTACCGGGTGTCCGTGGAGGAGGCCCTGGACCACGTTGCCGGGTACACCATCGCCAACGACCTGACCGACCGGGCGACCGTATTCCGCCGGGACATGCCACAGATAGGCACGGACTGGCTGCGCAGCAAGAACGCCCCCGGCTTCACCCCGCTCGGCCCCTGGATCGTCCCCGCCACCTCGGTCGCCGACACCGACGACCTGCGCCTCGTCCTGAAGCTCAACGGCGAGACCATGCAGGACGAGTCCACCAAGGACATGATCTTCGACGTCGCACGCATGGTGTCCTACGCCTCCCAGTCGGCCCGCCTCCTGCCGGGCGACCTGGTGCTCACCGGCTCCCCCGCCGGCAACGGCATGCACTGGGGCCGACTGCTGCGCGACGGCGACGTCATGGACGGCTCCATCACCGGACTGGGTGCTCAACGCACCCGCTGTGTGGCGGAGGAAGCCCGGTGA
- a CDS encoding LacI family DNA-binding transcriptional regulator, with protein sequence MKDVAREAGVSLGTVSNVLNRPEMVADATRTRVLEVIDSLGYVRAEGARQLRGWASRVIALMVLDIVNPFFTALAAGVEQAAREADLGVMVCTGAHDPAEAARYLSLITSHQVRGAVITAGEGTDRTVAAFRRNAVPFVVADRSAPWAEACSVGIDDVAGGHAAARHLIARGHRSLVYVGGPETLPQVRDRRRGALRALGPAGLPATALLELPCPALTVDAGKDAGHRILGLPQRPTAVFCANDLLALGVLQALYEAGLKVPEDIAVVGYDDIEFAASAVVPLTSVRRPAVAMGRRAGRLLIEDTADGLAHEHAHIVLQPELVVRRSTMAVPAR encoded by the coding sequence ATCAAGGACGTGGCCAGGGAGGCCGGTGTCTCGCTCGGCACCGTCTCGAACGTCCTCAACCGGCCAGAGATGGTGGCCGATGCCACCCGTACACGCGTCCTGGAGGTGATCGACTCGCTGGGCTACGTCCGTGCCGAGGGCGCGCGGCAGCTGCGGGGATGGGCTTCCCGAGTGATCGCCCTGATGGTTCTCGACATCGTCAACCCGTTCTTCACCGCGCTCGCCGCCGGCGTGGAGCAGGCCGCCCGTGAAGCGGACCTGGGCGTCATGGTCTGCACCGGCGCCCACGATCCGGCGGAAGCGGCACGCTACTTGTCGCTGATCACCTCGCACCAGGTCCGCGGTGCGGTGATCACCGCGGGCGAGGGCACCGACCGCACGGTCGCGGCCTTCCGCCGCAACGCGGTCCCCTTCGTCGTCGCCGACCGGAGCGCACCATGGGCCGAGGCCTGCTCGGTCGGCATCGACGACGTCGCCGGAGGCCACGCCGCTGCCCGCCATCTGATCGCCCGGGGCCACCGGTCCCTCGTCTACGTCGGCGGTCCCGAGACCCTTCCGCAGGTACGGGACCGGCGTCGAGGCGCGCTGCGCGCCCTCGGCCCGGCCGGCCTGCCGGCCACCGCCCTGCTCGAACTCCCCTGCCCCGCACTCACCGTGGACGCCGGAAAGGACGCCGGACACCGCATCCTCGGCCTTCCGCAGCGACCGACGGCCGTCTTCTGCGCCAACGACCTGCTGGCTCTCGGCGTACTGCAAGCGCTGTACGAGGCCGGGCTGAAGGTCCCCGAGGACATCGCCGTGGTGGGCTACGACGACATCGAGTTCGCCGCCTCCGCCGTCGTACCCCTCACTTCGGTACGCCGGCCGGCCGTCGCGATGGGCCGGCGGGCCGGCCGCCTCCTCATCGAGGACACGGCCGACGGTCTTGCTCATGAACACGCGCACATCGTCCTTCAGCCGGAACTCGTCGTGCGCCGGTCGACCATGGCGGTACCGGCTCGCTGA